The DNA sequence ACTTTTATTCTtgaatcatttaaataaaaataagtttttaaatcacaaactgaatattttctaaACCAGACTGTTGATCAGATTATTATTATCTGATTATTGATCATCAGATCTGCTGGTTTCAACTAAAACCATGAAAATCTTTCTAAACTCAGAAACAGGACTTTTATTGAACTCATCATGAAGTTTCATTATTGATCGATCTTCTCTGACGTCGTCTAATCAGCTGATCAATGATCTGCAGCTCGTTGATCTCCAGGTTTAAACATCTAAACCTTCAGACTCTCAGCAGACGTTCctctgaggaggttctgttctCAGACCGGAGCTGGATCTCCCACAGAACTCACTCAGGCCTCGTTCCTCTTCAtcaccttcatcctcatcaTGGTCGACTTCATGATGGTCCTCAGCTGGAAGGTTCTGTCTCCTCTGGTCTTCACCTGGAAGGTTCTTAACGctttaatgtttagtttgtgTCATCTGTAGCTGCAGCGCTCTGAACATCTGTCCTCAGCTCGGGGAAGGACTGGGTTTTTGCGACTATTTATATTTCCTACATTCTGTATTCGATCCTGATGATGAATTTTACAGCCGTTTGTACCtttgcagaaaaatgaaataaagaaaagtgACGAAGAAGCTTTTTGGAGTTTTTACTGAGACCtgatctgtgaaaaaaaaaaacaaacattcaatGTACAGATTTATCAAAagattaaattacatttaaaaaacgaTCTGAGGGTCACTGCAGAGAAGATCCACTGAAGAACCAGCTGGTTCTCCATCTACAGCAGCTTTAGAACGTtctgatacatcccataatactggtgtagaaaataaacagaaaccagGTTCAGggttcagactgagacacctggatggatttaaactgatttcgggtcagtttttaccagaactcagatgtttctcctcctaaatgtcatggttctatcagctggactgatgaaattctgaaaaagtccattaaaaagtgataaatctggacccacctctatggacttcaaggacctggaatgttctaagtgagactaaacttaaagactggaagcaggaaaggagaacgtcccctggagaaagttctagagtagacatACCAACAACTGTACAGTTGAGTCGAGAAGTAGACGAAAGTTCTAGAGTGCAATGTTCAAAGTGAGACTacacttaaagactggaagcaagaaaggagaacgtcccctggagaaagttctaaagTCTActttagaactttctccagttgtcggtaggtctactctagaactttctccagttgtcggtaggtctactctagaactttctccagttgtcggtaggtctactctagaactttctccaggggacgttctcctctatggacttcaaggacctggaactctggagatattcccagtatgaaggtagaattGTGATCATTGAttaagttactggagatgaagaaccagatgttctgaggtcACTGGAGGCTCTGGTTGGTTCTTCATGGAATGATCCTTACAGTTGTTCACAGACGATCACTAATATTTACACACTGCACCTGAGATTTACACTGAGCCCCCGAGACCTGCAGCTGGTCACCTGGTGGTCACCTGGCCAGGTGTTCAGTCCAGAGGTTCCTGTTTGATCCGGATCGGGGTCCTGCTGAGGGACCTGCTGGGCTGCAGGTCTCTACTCAGAATGTATTCACTGAACTGAGACGAGTCAACGCCGCCGCCGCAGGACGCCTTGATGAGGAACCCCTTCTGGAAGAGACGCTCCAGGACCTGCAGGGAcaggaggacaggtgaggacaggaggacaggtgaggacaggtgagcTGTTTGTTCTCAGTGAGTCATTGCTGAATGTTCCATGCGGTTCTTCCAGTTTTTCTTCCAGATTTTTTCTCCTAGAGATCAACTGCTAGAACCTCATTGGTCCAAATGTTGTGATGATGCTGCTCATGTCAGGCATCCTATTGGCTGTTGGTCCAGCAGAGATTTTCTACACAGATTTCTATAAACTTGCAGTATTTTTGCCTCATATTGCAGTACTTTATCCTTGTATTGCAGTACTTTTTCCTGATATTACAGTACTTTTTGCCCagtattacagtattttttcccagtattgcAGTACTGGTGTACTACTCTCAGACTGACCTGTACTGAGTTGAGCCTGCAGTACCCGTTGAGGGGAAACCGGATCACGTGGGTCGGGTCCTGGTTCCAGCCGGCGTTCACAGAGTTGCACATGACGTCTCCGGTCTCGGGGAAGACCTCCTCGATCAGAACCTTCTCCCCGCTCAGAGCGATCCTCTCCCCCAGGTCCGGACTCACCCGGACCACCAGAACCTCGCAGGGCGCCGCCCGCCTCGCCTCCCGCTCCGCCTGCCAGCGCTCCAGCTCCCGGACCATCGGGGTGAGCTGGTAGAACCGGGCCTCCTCATACAGCTGGGGGAAGTCCTGAGGAAAGTACTCAGTTAGTATGGAGGTACTCGGATACACAGGGTAGAAGTACTCAGTTACTATGAAAGTACTCAGATACACAGGGAGAAGTTATAAGAAGTGATATTGGGTAGAAGTACTCTGATGTGCAGGTAGAAACACTGTAAAGTAGCTGCAAACACTAAACAAGCTAACAGACGCTTACTGTAGCTAATAGAAACTAACAGACACTAATAgaagctaacagaagctaactgtggctaataGAAGCTAACAGACGCTAATAGAAGCTAATTGTAGCTAACAGAAGCTAATAGAAGCAAACAGAAGCTAACAGGCAGAAGCTTCCTGCTGcgtctcttcctcctcctgcagatgtttaaaaaagagacacacacacacttcatttaTGAAAACACAGCGCCTCCAGTCATTCATTAACAGAATAAATTAAATCCAGTTTCTGTGAATCTGTGGAACCATCCTGGTCTCCTGCAGTTCTCCTGAAGCTCTGAAGTTCTCCTGGAGGGTTCTAACCTGGTTCTATGGACGGTTCTACTCTGGTTCTCCAGGAGGGTTCTAACCTGGTTCTCCTGGATGACTTTAACCTGGTTCTCCAAGATAGTTCTAACCTGGTTCTCCAGGATGGTTCTAACCTGGTTCTATGGATGGTTCTAACCTGGTTCTCCAGGATGGTTCTAACCTGGTTCTTCAGGATGGTTCTAACCTGGTTCTCCAGGATGACTGCTCTGGTTCTCCAGGATGGTTCTACTCCGGTTCTCCAGGATGGTTCTAACCTGGTTCTATGGATGGTTCTAACCTGGTTCTCAAGGATGGTTCTAACCTGGTTCTCCAGGATGGTTCTAATCTGGTTCTATGGATGGTTCTAACCTGGTTCTCAAGGATGGTTCTAACCTGGTTCTCCTGGATGGTTCTACTCTGGTTCTCCAGGAGGGTTGTAACCTGGTTCTCTAGGATAGTTCTAACCCAGTTCTCCTGGATGTCTTTAACCTGGTTCTCCAAGATAGTTCTAACCtggttctccaggaggattCAAACCTGGTTCTCCAGGATGGTTCTAACCTGTTTCTATGGATGGTTCTAACCTGGTTCTATGGATGGTTCTACTCTGGTTCTCCAGCAGACCAACCTGGAAGTcttcaggcagcagcagcttgcAGGTTCTCAGGAAGCTGAGGATGAACCTGAAGATGTCTCCGTCTCTGTCAATGAAGTAGTGCTGCTTCAGACTGTCCAGAACGATGGGCTCAGAACCGCTGAACAGTCGGCCGATCCTGGAGACAGAACATCAGAACATGAGAACAtgtggaaacagcagctgagggTCCATCCTGTGAACGTTTCTCGAAAAGGCTGCTTTAAAGCTACGTTCTTTCATGGGTTATTTTGGGTTCTCCTggtctgtttcatttttcttctggtTCTATTTCAGACCAGAAGAACCTGAGGAGTTCCTCACTCCATCTTCTGCTCAGATCAAACTGGATCAGCTGGACTTCATTCAGTTTtatgtaaacaacaaaacaaagagcatCAATACGGATGTTTACTGAATGTAATGAGTCTCTTTACTGTTTAACTGagatttaaatattcatgaatCAGTTCGTTATCAGATAATAAACTCCAACTGTTCAATCATTGATTCACTTCAGAGAccagaacacagaaaacaaccgACAGGGACCTAGCCCCTATGTTAGCCTGaacaagctaacattagctttacAAGATAAGATTAGCCACCGTGTTAACCTAAATGAGGTCATCTTAGCTGCTACATTAACTTCAATACAATAACGTAAGCCTAAACAAGGTTTCATTCGTCACTACGTTAGCCTAAACAAAATAATGTCAGCCGCTAGGTTAGCCTAAAGAAGGTTTAATTAGATGTTATGCTAGCCTAAAAAAGATAATGCTAGTCGTTAGGATAGCATTAACAAAATAATGTTACCTGTTACTATTAGCCTAAACAGGAAGACGTTAGCTGCTACTGTTAGCCTAACCAGGAAGATGTTAGCTGCTACTGCTAGCCTAACCAGGAGGATGTTAGCTGTTACTATTAGCCTAACCAGAAACTCACCTGGACTCGGGGAACTTGGTGAGCGTGGCCAGGCTGCTGGTGTACATGGTTCCTCCCACGTCGATGTGCACCGGGGCGTTAGCCTTGGTCAGCTGGGCAGGTGAGGGGATTCCCTGAGGGctgacaggtgagacaggtgagcGGCTCACAGACATCCTGGACAAGCTCCGCCCCTCCTGTCAGGTAACCACAGGTGACAGCAGGTCAGAACACATGAAGCGGACTGAAGCTAAATGACTAGCTAGCCTGTAGCGCCCCCTGCTGAGCAGCGCAGAGGTTCCTTCAGTCACTAGCTGTAGATGAGAGTTAATGTGTTCCTGAAGCTGCAGAGATCCATGAAGATCCATGAAGATCCAGGAACAGGTTCTCAGATGTTCCGTTTCATCTGCAAGTGGAGAGAACCAGAGAACCACTGTAGCGGTTCtcatcaggtttttattttctgttcttctCAGTGAGAagattttctggtttctgtcctctgacagtaaactgaacatctgaGGAAACACCAATCCAAACAGCTGATCGATCGATTGATTCGACTAATTGATCAATTGATCCAGAAAATAACCAACAGACGGTGAAACTGTTCGTTAGCTTCAGCTCCTTttattaaccctgtaaaacccactgttgcaaaaatacatgttttattttttctattcgtgtagtttctcattcatccaggtcatggttatccaaagttgtttaaatcaatccaactggactttaagaaggttccttgaagacgtttcacctctcatccaagaggcgaaacgtcttcaaggaaccttcttaaagtccagttggattgatttaaacaactttggctattgttttctattttatatatatatatatatatatatatatatatatatatatatatatatatatatatatatatatatatatatatatatatatggatagatagatagatagatagatagatagatagatagatagatagatagatagatagatagatagatagatatagatatatatgtaaatgttattttttctcataaatatacaatgtttttattattattattattattattattattatcattattattattatttatcttttattttactttagttttattgctactttttctatatttggtggttctttatatatatatacatacatacatacatacatacatacatacatacatacatatatatatatatatacatacatacatacatacatatatatatatatatatataaaacgaTTGTTTATagcttttgtttaattttattttagagaTCATCTGTTTACCAAATATTCAGTGTACAGTCAAATATGAAATttatgtttaattgttttttgttggttaaaccttattattattattattattattattattattattattattattattattattattattattattattattattattattattatgtggcGATAACAGAAGCAGCTTCATGAATATGTTTCCTGATTGGTTCTTCAGAGCAGCTGGAGGCTGATCAGCGGCTCTGGAGCATAAAAGGTGAACAGGAGGCCTCAGACCAGATCAGCCCGGAGACGGAGCTCTGCCCTGGGGCACCGCCGGCAGCCACAGCCCCTCTGTCTGGAGCTGTCTgtctctatctgtctgtctgtctgtagctgtctgtctctctgtctctgttaaCACCAGCAGCTGATTTGTTCTACTGATCTATTTGTTCTACTGATCTATTTGTTCTACTGATCTATTTGTTCTATTGATCTATTTGTTCTGTTGATCCCCTATTCATtaacatattttacatatttcctCTTCTCTCATTTCTTCGTGTTTGATTTTAACTTAaacacttgaaaatgatccactGATCCCAGTGGAGAAGCTGCTCTCGCTTGGAAAACGCCTCACGCCAGATTCCATTAcgaaatgtcaacattttacGTGTCCTTGCTAATCAACACACGCCGAGCCGTTTGATCCCGTCTGAACGTGATTTCTCAACAAAGAGCGACCTTCTGGTGAATTCGGGAAGCAAAGAGCCACTAAAGTACCACAATGAGCTGGAATAATCTCAGAGGTCGGTCCCGGCCGCCCGCAGCGATGCATTAGTCGGTAAAAACGGCAGAACAGGTGGGCTAACAGGAAAAGTTGGggttttattgaaaaatgtgctgttttgaaTAATTTGGTGTTTGCCGAATTTAGCACTGTGTcgttttatttacagaaaatgtcaaatttttatGTCCATGTTATGTTTATTTCTGATGCCAGCAAAATGTTAAAGCCGGCGTTCTTTGAATGGAGTTTGGCGCTACGTTCAGACCGGAGCGTCGAAGCTCGTCGAGCCCCGGAGATTGTTTGAATTATCgagttttcaggtttaaacTGTAAACCGTCATCAAAGGCGCACCTGTCCGGACTCTTACCTGAGAGGACACCGACAGAGAAGACATGGAAGCGGCGTATGTGAGCTCGGTCCCCCGCTGCTGATCTCCGGGTCGCGGCTGCTTCTCCTCCGCGGTGAAAGAGCGTCTGAGGCGGATCGACAGAGAGGCGGAGGCTGAGCGGGGGCCCGGGGCCCTCGGATCCCCCGGGGCCAGATTAGGTTCCAGGCGGCGGTTGGTTCTCTTCTGTCGCCCCGACTCGTCCGTGAGCCGCGGAGAGCTGCGGATCCTCCAGCCTCCGACCCGCAGCAGAACCGCGGCACGATGTGGAGTCCGACCCCCGGCCTCGGTGCCGCTGAGCTCCGGGCTTCAGGAGCCGCCTGCGGCCACATGCGCCATTTCAATTACCGCTGGAAGAGCGGAGCGCCGGGAGGCGGAATCACAGCCGCTTTACTGCCCTCATGTCCGTCCTCAGAGCAGCCGCCTCCCCGCTCTGCTGCCACCAGAACCGGGACTCGGCCGGCGTTCGGTCCTCAGCGGGTCAACGGGAACCATCCTGCAGAGTAACGGAGTACGTTTGCTCCAGACTGTACCCGAGTATCTCTCtgaggattattattattattattattattttgtatttttattctgaaCTGCTTTTAATACACATAACGAACTTGTTTTTATGATGCTCCTCTaagtcagtgtttctcaaatagtggggcgcgcccccctggggggcacagaggcatgtcagggggggcgcgggcgactgggaggaaaaggtccttcaacacggaactaattagctgaactattgttttaacgtcggcctgtttttcgcggcgtacaacaatactgaaattgtgctggccccatagactgtatatgccatagatataaataataataataataatgatcttctgtatatatctatggtacatgcactggccgttcagactccgaagtacagactccagagaacgggagaacgcatcgttaatgtgcagtcggaacaccagcgtacttgatcacgtcacgtactcggctcatctcctccgattatttttaccagcaatgtcaaacatacggcctgtgggccaaaaccggcccaccagacggtccatttcggcccgcgggacgatttatgataaaaattacaacaacattaactgtaaatttgtaaagctgtaaatttaaaataatttctagaacgtgacaagttgttctgatcatgaagtaaaatactagattgttcagttgcagatacctgtgactgaatgttttgtgtttttgtagataaactgttatctggcagttacaatgcatgtgtaaatgatgaactgaggcataataggctactgttgaaactgaacttgttttccttaagaaatttcaggttcataatattttgtaaaaagatagttcattaaatgtgaacattttcagaatgtacttttttgaactaaaacaaaggggaaaagttggagttgtggttatttataggttattatgctgtgattttactggtggggcccactggagatcagattggatttatgtggtccctggactaaaatgagtttgacacccctgatctttactgtgaaaaacaacaaaatggaatcagataaaataacacagccctgcatattcatgttttcacagttttttatatatatatatctatatatatatctatatatctatatatatatatatatatctatatatatatatatatatatatatatatatatatatatatatatatatatatatatatatatatatatatatatatatatacacacacgcacacacaaagttattgagggggcacgaaagttttttgtcctccaaaggggggcccgacagaaaaaatttgagaaccactgctctaaGTTAATGTTTGCTGATGTTGTATGGAAAGTGTctgagtgttttgaaaagcgctatacaaataaaatgtattattattatttattattattattattattattattattattattattattattattattatttattagagCTCAGATTAAACTGCTGCTGGTCATTTCTGTTTCTGGTTATTCACTAGAACTCACTGGTTCCGATCTGTGGGcgaaaactgataaaaatattaataaataaaacttctaCCTTAAccgtcctgttgtcctcatttacggacaccaaaaaatattgtttccttgtctgaaaaaattccaaaaattcagcaaaaaattccccaaatttctgaaaatttgcaaagccttcaggaagaaaattccgataattccctaaaaattttttgttaaaaaaatcccccaaatttggcaagaaaattcttgtaaatattttccaaaaaaattgcaaaaatcttcccaaaaaaatcctaaaaaatatcgAAAGTGATTcgatatatatcagtaaaatttctaatattttctttaggaacattcagaaaaaaatatccagtgaatttcactggattttggttgatttttgtgtaaatgttggTACtatggtactatgactccttctagacctcctgattagtggtactatgactcctcagatgtttctcttcctctgttcagttcttttccatgtggagccatgatgcagacatagatagacccagtccataggtccaggACTGAGAAGGTTCTGCTGTTCTCATCTcatttagaaccatgttcatcagtCAGACTGACTGGAATCACAGCTGGACTCTGGTTCTCTGAGGTTCTATGTTGAGGCTGAACTTTTAATCTTGTCATATAGTCTagagtttttgtctttgttgtttttcttgttcagCAGAGGAAATACTCTGTTACTCTACTGagcagtaatctgattactatGAGGTTCTGGTTAGGTGGGTACTGCCAGGACTGTTCTCACTCCGGTTCTACTGGAGCTGAGCTCAGCCTCCTCTGGACACACCGCTAGCAGCTAGCTATTCCtggtctttgtgctaagctaagcgaACTAGCTGCTACATGCTACATCCTGACCTTCCTGATGAAGCAGTGGCTGATGGGAAACTGATGTCTATGTAATTAGCAGCTCATTGGAGGACTCTTCctccaatcagagagcagagcCAGCTGCTGCCTCAGACTGCATGTGAATGATCCAAccagcaggaggcgctgcagctcctctccatctcctctccatcttctcctcatctcctctccatctcctcctcatctcctctccatctcctctccatctcctctccatctcctctccatcttctcttcatctcctctccatctcctctccatctcctcttcatctcctctccatctcctctccatcttctctccatcttctcctcatctcctctccatctcctctccatctcctctccatctgctctccatctccactccatctcctctccatcttctctccatcttctcctcatctcctctccatctcctctccatctcctctccatcttctctccatctcctctccatcttctctccatcttctcctcatctcctctccatctcctctccatctcctctccatcttctctccatctcctctccatcttctctccatcttctcctcatctcctctccatctcctctccatcttctctccatcttctcctcatctcctctccatctcctctccatctcctctccatcttctctccatctcctcttcatctcctctccatcgcctcctcatctcctctccatctcctcttcatctcctctacatctcctcttcatctcctctccatctcctctccatctcctcctcatctcctctccatcggctcttcatctcctctccatctcctcttcatctcctctccatcttctcctcatctcctctccatctcctcttcatctcctctccatctcctcttcatctcctcttcatctcctctccatctcctctccatctcctcctcatctcctctccatctcctctccatctcctctccatcttctcCAGCCTGCAGTGGCTGTAATTAGTGTTCACAGTTTAGAGATTTAAATATCTGCTAAACACGCCTCAGGACAGACGCTGcagcaaggaggaggaggaagagcacaaataatgttcacattGGAGCATCAGCTGACTAGAACACTAGAACATTAGAACATCAGCTGACGAGAACACTAGAACATTAGAACATCAGGTGACTAGAACACTAGAACATTAGAACATCAACTGACTAGAACACTAGAACATTAGAACATCAACTGACTAGAACAATAGAACATTAGAACATCAGCTGACTAGAACATTAGAATGTTAGAACATCAGCTGACTAGAACACTAGAACATCAGCTGATGAGAACACTAGAAAATTAGAACATCAGCTGACGAGAACACTAGAATATTAGAACATCAGGTGACTAGAACATCAGAACATCAGCTGACAAGAAAACTAGAACATTAGAACATCAGGTGACTAGAACACTAGAACATTAGAACATCAGCTGACTAGAACATTAGAACGTTAGAACATCAGCTGACTAGAACACTAGAACATCAGCTGACTAGAACACTAGAACATTAGAACATCAGCTGACGAGAACACTAGAATATTAGAACATCAGGTGACTATAACATTAGAACATCAGCTGACGAGAACACTAGAACATTAAGTGACTAGAACACTAGAACATTAGAACATCAGCTGACTAGAACTTTAGAACGTTAGAACATCAGCTGACTTGAACATTAGAACATCAGCTGACTAGAATACTAGAACATCAGCTGACTAGAACACTAGAACATTAGAACATCAGCCAACTAGAATACTAGAACATCAGCTGAGTAGAACACTAGAACATCACCTGACTAGAACGTTAGAACATCAGCTGACTAGAACACTAGAACATTAGAACATCAGCTGACTAGAACACTGGAACATCAGCTGAGTAGAACACTAGAACATCAGCTGACTAGAACATTAGAACGTTACAACATCAGCTGACTAGAACACTAGAACATCAGTTGACTAGAACACTAGAACGTTAGAACATCAGCTGACTAGAACATTACAACGGTACAACATCAGCTGACTAGAACGTTAGAACATCAGCTGACTAGAACATTAGAACATCAGCTGACTAGAACATTAGAACGTTAGAACATCAGCTGACTGGAACATTAGAACATCAGCTGACTAGAACGTTAGAGTGTTAGAACATCAGCTGACTAGAATGTTAGAACATCAGCTGACTAGAACACTAGAACATTAGAACATCAGCCGACTAGAACACTGGAACATAAGCTGAGTAGAACACTAGAACATCAGCTGACTAGAACATTATAACATCAGCTGACTAGAACATTAGAACTTTAGAACATCAGCTGACTAGAAAATTAGAACGTTAGAACATCAGCTGACTAGAACATTAGAACATCAGCTGACTAGAAAATTAGAACGTTAGAACATCAGCTGACTAGAACATTAGAACATCAGCTGACTAGAACATTAGAACGTTAGAACATCAGCTGACTAGAACATTAGAACATCAGCTGACTAGAACATTAGAACGTTAGAACATCAGCTGACTAGAACACTCCAGGTTTGATGATGatcagattttaaaataatcaaagacgTGAGAACATTTATTCTGGTACTATGTTGTGgttcttttactgcagtaaacaatCATCAGGTTCAGATGAAACTCCTTCCAGAGCTTTTGACCAAACCTCACGATcttcatcagctgctgcaggtccaCCAGGGgcccgtttcacgaagcaggtttagtgaaaactctgagtttgttaaccctgaaatgagggaaactcagagttttctatctcagagtagatcaactcagagttcagggttaaactcagagtttgttgaacctgcttcgtgaaacggacccctggtcCTGCAGAGAGACACCAACACCAACATCTCTGAAGGACTTCCATCTCATGGAAACATCATTTCACAGCTACGTTTCAGGAAATGATTTAGTTTTCTGAAAACAGTTGGTAGAGTTACCAACACTGACTGAGCTGCTGAATATTCTTCAtccaagacaaaaacaacacaaacaaaatgacacaatgacaataCTGATCCCATGGagagaaaaggccttctggaggaacattctgtggtcagatggaacaaaaactgaaggtgaggcctttaaccccatgaacaccaaacctaccatcaagcatggaggtggcagtatcatgctctgtggaactggagctttgcacaaagtaaatggaataatgaagaaggaggatcacctccacgttcttcaggagaacctaaaaccatcagcagaaggttgatcttggacatagttggatgtttcaaccagacaatgagcccaaacacacatcagacgtggtaaagaaatggttccagaaggttggaatgaaggttctagactggtctccccaaagtcctgacttagacccatcaagaacctgaggactgatgaagaaacaagttcAAGTCTGGTGCAGTTCCACTAaatgtgttgtctttttgtctcagatttgagtcagttaa is a window from the Amphiprion ocellaris isolate individual 3 ecotype Okinawa chromosome 3, ASM2253959v1, whole genome shotgun sequence genome containing:
- the LOC111578294 gene encoding BTB/POZ domain-containing protein kctd15-like isoform X2 produces the protein MSSLSVSSQEGRSLSRMSVSRSPVSPVSPQGIPSPAQLTKANAPVHIDVGGTMYTSSLATLTKFPESRIGRLFSGSEPIVLDSLKQHYFIDRDGDIFRFILSFLRTCKLLLPEDFQDFPQLYEEARFYQLTPMVRELERWQAEREARRAAPCEVLVVRVSPDLGERIALSGEKVLIEEVFPETGDVMCNSVNAGWNQDPTHVIRFPLNGYCRLNSVQVLERLFQKGFLIKASCGGGVDSSQFSEYILSRDLQPSRSLSRTPIRIKQEPLD
- the LOC111578294 gene encoding BTB/POZ domain-containing protein kctd15-like isoform X1, yielding MWPQAAPEARSSAAPRPGVGLHIVPRFCCGSEAGGSAALRGSRTSRGDRREPTAAWNLIWPRGIRGPRAPAQPPPLCRSASDALSPRRRSSRDPEISSGGPSSHTPLPCLLCRCPLSPQGIPSPAQLTKANAPVHIDVGGTMYTSSLATLTKFPESRIGRLFSGSEPIVLDSLKQHYFIDRDGDIFRFILSFLRTCKLLLPEDFQDFPQLYEEARFYQLTPMVRELERWQAEREARRAAPCEVLVVRVSPDLGERIALSGEKVLIEEVFPETGDVMCNSVNAGWNQDPTHVIRFPLNGYCRLNSVQVLERLFQKGFLIKASCGGGVDSSQFSEYILSRDLQPSRSLSRTPIRIKQEPLD